The proteins below are encoded in one region of Homo sapiens chromosome 8, GRCh38.p14 Primary Assembly:
- the ERI1 gene encoding 3'-5' exoribonuclease 1 isoform X2, translating into MEDPQSKEPAGEAVALALLESPRPEGGEEPPRPSPEETQQCKFDGQETKGSKFITSSASDFSDPVYKEIAITNGCINRMSKEELRAKLSEFKLETRGVKDVLKKRLKNYYKKQKLMLKESNFADSYYDYICIIDFEATCEEGNPPEFVHEIIEFPVVLLNTHTLEIEDTFQQYVRPEINTQLSDFCISLTGITQDQVDRADTFPQVLKKVIDWMKLKELGTKYKYSLLTDGSWDMSKFLNIQCQLSRLKYPPFAKKWINIRKSYGNFYKGEVSAWIETKKHRRHKHVTY; encoded by the exons ATGGAGGATCCACAGAGTAAAGAGCCTGCCGGCGAGGCCGTGGCTCTCGCGCTGCTGGAGTCGCCGCGGCCGGAGGGCGGGGAGGAGCCGCCGCGTCCCAGTCCCGAG gaaaCTCAACAGTGTAAATTTGATGGCCAGGAGACAAAAGGATCCAAGTTCATTACCTCCAGTGCGAGTGACTTCAGTGACCCGGTTTACAAAGAGATTGCCATTACGAATGGCTGTATTAATAGAATGAGTAAGGAAGAACTCAGAGCTAAGCTTTCAGAATTCAAGCTTGAAACTag AGGAGTAAAGGATGTTCTAAAGAAGAGACTGAAAAACTATTATAAGAAGCAGAAGCTGATGCTGAAAGAGAGCAATTTTGCTGACAGTTATTATGACTACATTTGTATTATTGACTTTGAAGCCACTTGTGAAGAAGGAAACCCACCTGAGTTTGTACATGAAATAATTGAATTTCCGGTTGTTTTACTGAATACGCATACTTTAGAAATA GAAGACACGTTTCAGCAGTATGTAAGACCAGAGATTAACACACAGCTGTCTGATTTCTGCATCAGTCTAACTGGAATTACTCAG GATCAGGTAGACAGAGCTGATACCTTCCCTCAGGTACTAAAAAAAGTAATTGACTGGATGAAATTGAAGGAATTAGGAACAAAGTATAAATACTCACTTTTAACAGATGG TTCTTGGGATATGAGTAAGTTCTTGAACATTCAGTGTCAACTCAGCAGGCTCAAATACCCTCCTTTTGCGAAAAAGTGGATCAATATTCGGAAGTCATATGGAAATTTTTACAAG